One region of Salvia miltiorrhiza cultivar Shanhuang (shh) chromosome 3, IMPLAD_Smil_shh, whole genome shotgun sequence genomic DNA includes:
- the LOC131017799 gene encoding bifunctional riboflavin kinase/FMN phosphatase-like isoform X2, whose protein sequence is MNHNFFSLCSAVLFVHAMSMTSSLRKLVTCVILDLDGTLLNTDAIVHDVLKAYLVKYGKQWDGRGSHRIVGKTPYEAATAIVEDYELPITTNELLSELSPIFSEKWCSIKAQPGAKRLINHLRSHGVLMGLASNSSKENIETKISYHHGWKESFSVIIGGDDVTSAKPSPEIYLEVAKRLKVDGPSCLVVEDSLPGVAAGKAAGMEVVAVPSLPKQSHIFTLADEVINSLLDLQPEKWGLPAFEDWLEGTLPLEPWYIGGPVIKGYGRGSKVLGIPTANLSTEGYSDLLSEHPSGVFFGWAGLATRGVYKMVMSIGWNPYFNNTEKTIEPWLLHDFKEDFYGEDLRLVIVGYIRPEANFSSLESLVAKIHEDGEIAEKALQLPQYSNYRDDPYLKGS, encoded by the exons ATGAATCATAACTTTTTCAGTCTTTGCTCTGCTGTGCTATTCGTTCATGCTATGTCAATGACAAGTTCGTTGAGAAAGCTCGTAACTTGCGTTATCCTTGATTTGGATGGAACCCTTCTTAATACAG ATGCCATTGTGCACGATGTCTTGAAGGCTTACTTGGTTAAGTATGGAAAGCAATGGGATGGAAGAGGATCTCATAGAATCGTAGGAAAGACACCCTATGAAGCTGCAACTGCTATTGTTGAAGATTATGAACTTCCCATAACTACAAATGAACTTTTATCTGAGCTTTCTCCAATATTCTCGGAGAA aTGGTGCAGCATCAAAGCGCAACCTGGTGCCAAAAGGTTAATTAACCATTTGAGGAGTCATGGTGTGTTGATGGGCTTGGCTTCAAATTCTTCAAAGGAAAATATTGAAACTAAGATTTCGTATCATCACG GTTGGAAAGAATCATTCTCTGTCATTATAGGTGGTGATGATGTCACTTCTGCGAAGCCATCTCCTGAAAT ATATCTTGAAGTTGCTAAGAGGCTAAAGGTGGATGGTCCTAGTTGTCTTGTCGTTGAAGATTCACT ACCGGGTGTTGCTGCTGGTAAGGCAGCTGGAATGGAAGTGGTTGCTGTTCCGTCTCTTCCTAAACAGTCCCATATTTTCACCTTGGCAGATGAGGTGATCAACTCCCTCCTAGACTTGCAACCTGAAAAGTGGGGCCTACCTGCGTTCGAAGACT GGTTGGAAGGTACTTTACCACTAGAACCATGGTACATTGGTGGTCCTGTCATCAAGGGCTATGGCCGTGGTTCCAAGGTGCTCGGCATTCCCACAG CTAATTTATCGACTGAAGGCTACTCGGATCTCCTCTCGGAACATCCTTCCGGTGTTTTCTTTGGGTGGGCTGGACTAGCAACTCGAGGTGTTTACAAGATGGTAATGAGCATAGGCTGGAACCCTTACTTCAACAACACGGAGAAGACAATT GAGCCATGGCTGCTTCATGATTTTAAAGAAGACTTCTATGGCGAAGACCTGCGTCTTGTTATTGTCGGGTATATACGGCCTGAG GCCAACTTTTCGTCGCTCGAGAGCTTGGTCGCGAAGATCCACGAGGACGGGGAGATTGCTGAGAAAGCGCTTCAACTCCCTCAGTATTCCAACTACAGGGATGATCCATATTTGAAAGGTTCTTAG
- the LOC131017799 gene encoding bifunctional riboflavin kinase/FMN phosphatase-like isoform X3, with protein MSMTSSLRKLVTCVILDLDGTLLNTDAIVHDVLKAYLVKYGKQWDGRGSHRIVGKTPYEAATAIVEDYELPITTNELLSELSPIFSEKWCSIKAQPGAKRLINHLRSHGVLMGLASNSSKENIETKISYHHGWKESFSVIIGGDDVTSAKPSPEIYLEVAKRLKVDGPSCLVVEDSLPGVAAGKAAGMEVVAVPSLPKQSHIFTLADEVINSLLDLQPEKWGLPAFEDWLEGTLPLEPWYIGGPVIKGYGRGSKVLGIPTANLSTEGYSDLLSEHPSGVFFGWAGLATRGVYKMVMSIGWNPYFNNTEKTIEPWLLHDFKEDFYGEDLRLVIVGYIRPEANFSSLESLVAKIHEDGEIAEKALQLPQYSNYRDDPYLKGS; from the exons ATGTCAATGACAAGTTCGTTGAGAAAGCTCGTAACTTGCGTTATCCTTGATTTGGATGGAACCCTTCTTAATACAG ATGCCATTGTGCACGATGTCTTGAAGGCTTACTTGGTTAAGTATGGAAAGCAATGGGATGGAAGAGGATCTCATAGAATCGTAGGAAAGACACCCTATGAAGCTGCAACTGCTATTGTTGAAGATTATGAACTTCCCATAACTACAAATGAACTTTTATCTGAGCTTTCTCCAATATTCTCGGAGAA aTGGTGCAGCATCAAAGCGCAACCTGGTGCCAAAAGGTTAATTAACCATTTGAGGAGTCATGGTGTGTTGATGGGCTTGGCTTCAAATTCTTCAAAGGAAAATATTGAAACTAAGATTTCGTATCATCACG GTTGGAAAGAATCATTCTCTGTCATTATAGGTGGTGATGATGTCACTTCTGCGAAGCCATCTCCTGAAAT ATATCTTGAAGTTGCTAAGAGGCTAAAGGTGGATGGTCCTAGTTGTCTTGTCGTTGAAGATTCACT ACCGGGTGTTGCTGCTGGTAAGGCAGCTGGAATGGAAGTGGTTGCTGTTCCGTCTCTTCCTAAACAGTCCCATATTTTCACCTTGGCAGATGAGGTGATCAACTCCCTCCTAGACTTGCAACCTGAAAAGTGGGGCCTACCTGCGTTCGAAGACT GGTTGGAAGGTACTTTACCACTAGAACCATGGTACATTGGTGGTCCTGTCATCAAGGGCTATGGCCGTGGTTCCAAGGTGCTCGGCATTCCCACAG CTAATTTATCGACTGAAGGCTACTCGGATCTCCTCTCGGAACATCCTTCCGGTGTTTTCTTTGGGTGGGCTGGACTAGCAACTCGAGGTGTTTACAAGATGGTAATGAGCATAGGCTGGAACCCTTACTTCAACAACACGGAGAAGACAATT GAGCCATGGCTGCTTCATGATTTTAAAGAAGACTTCTATGGCGAAGACCTGCGTCTTGTTATTGTCGGGTATATACGGCCTGAG GCCAACTTTTCGTCGCTCGAGAGCTTGGTCGCGAAGATCCACGAGGACGGGGAGATTGCTGAGAAAGCGCTTCAACTCCCTCAGTATTCCAACTACAGGGATGATCCATATTTGAAAGGTTCTTAG
- the LOC131017799 gene encoding bifunctional riboflavin kinase/FMN phosphatase-like isoform X1 gives MRMSELLDCDYYYCESVISELGLCSAVLFVHAMSMTSSLRKLVTCVILDLDGTLLNTDAIVHDVLKAYLVKYGKQWDGRGSHRIVGKTPYEAATAIVEDYELPITTNELLSELSPIFSEKWCSIKAQPGAKRLINHLRSHGVLMGLASNSSKENIETKISYHHGWKESFSVIIGGDDVTSAKPSPEIYLEVAKRLKVDGPSCLVVEDSLPGVAAGKAAGMEVVAVPSLPKQSHIFTLADEVINSLLDLQPEKWGLPAFEDWLEGTLPLEPWYIGGPVIKGYGRGSKVLGIPTANLSTEGYSDLLSEHPSGVFFGWAGLATRGVYKMVMSIGWNPYFNNTEKTIEPWLLHDFKEDFYGEDLRLVIVGYIRPEANFSSLESLVAKIHEDGEIAEKALQLPQYSNYRDDPYLKGS, from the exons atgagaatgtcTGAATTGTTAGACtgtgattattattattgtgaatcTGTGATTAGTGAATTGGG TCTTTGCTCTGCTGTGCTATTCGTTCATGCTATGTCAATGACAAGTTCGTTGAGAAAGCTCGTAACTTGCGTTATCCTTGATTTGGATGGAACCCTTCTTAATACAG ATGCCATTGTGCACGATGTCTTGAAGGCTTACTTGGTTAAGTATGGAAAGCAATGGGATGGAAGAGGATCTCATAGAATCGTAGGAAAGACACCCTATGAAGCTGCAACTGCTATTGTTGAAGATTATGAACTTCCCATAACTACAAATGAACTTTTATCTGAGCTTTCTCCAATATTCTCGGAGAA aTGGTGCAGCATCAAAGCGCAACCTGGTGCCAAAAGGTTAATTAACCATTTGAGGAGTCATGGTGTGTTGATGGGCTTGGCTTCAAATTCTTCAAAGGAAAATATTGAAACTAAGATTTCGTATCATCACG GTTGGAAAGAATCATTCTCTGTCATTATAGGTGGTGATGATGTCACTTCTGCGAAGCCATCTCCTGAAAT ATATCTTGAAGTTGCTAAGAGGCTAAAGGTGGATGGTCCTAGTTGTCTTGTCGTTGAAGATTCACT ACCGGGTGTTGCTGCTGGTAAGGCAGCTGGAATGGAAGTGGTTGCTGTTCCGTCTCTTCCTAAACAGTCCCATATTTTCACCTTGGCAGATGAGGTGATCAACTCCCTCCTAGACTTGCAACCTGAAAAGTGGGGCCTACCTGCGTTCGAAGACT GGTTGGAAGGTACTTTACCACTAGAACCATGGTACATTGGTGGTCCTGTCATCAAGGGCTATGGCCGTGGTTCCAAGGTGCTCGGCATTCCCACAG CTAATTTATCGACTGAAGGCTACTCGGATCTCCTCTCGGAACATCCTTCCGGTGTTTTCTTTGGGTGGGCTGGACTAGCAACTCGAGGTGTTTACAAGATGGTAATGAGCATAGGCTGGAACCCTTACTTCAACAACACGGAGAAGACAATT GAGCCATGGCTGCTTCATGATTTTAAAGAAGACTTCTATGGCGAAGACCTGCGTCTTGTTATTGTCGGGTATATACGGCCTGAG GCCAACTTTTCGTCGCTCGAGAGCTTGGTCGCGAAGATCCACGAGGACGGGGAGATTGCTGAGAAAGCGCTTCAACTCCCTCAGTATTCCAACTACAGGGATGATCCATATTTGAAAGGTTCTTAG